The following are encoded together in the Nocardioides okcheonensis genome:
- a CDS encoding substrate-binding domain-containing protein has product MTNRLRRPLAVASITTLLALGLAACGDDSGDAGSEGGEDTIAVTLITKNTSNPFFVAMADGAKKAGEAEGVDITTAAGKEDGDTAGQIAAIEEAVNRGDDGILITPSGPDVNPALDKAREAGLYVIALDTPPDPPETADITFATDNVEAGRLIGQWTAAQLDGEKATIALLDLFNDQVVSVDYNRDQGFLEGMGIDVADEQVNGDEEPTGSYSGGDYEIVCNEPTNGAEDGGRTAMETCLNKNPDINVVYTINEPAAVGAHAALEQAGGAEGVLIVSVDGGCDGVQQVADGIIGATSQQYPLVMAEKGVEAIAAIARGGEAPAPSEGLDFFNTGVKLVTDSPADGVESIDTTEGADLCWG; this is encoded by the coding sequence TTGACCAACCGTCTGCGCCGCCCGCTCGCGGTGGCCTCCATCACGACGCTCCTCGCCCTCGGGCTCGCCGCGTGCGGCGACGACTCCGGGGACGCCGGTTCCGAGGGCGGCGAGGACACCATCGCCGTCACCCTGATCACCAAGAACACCTCCAACCCCTTCTTCGTCGCCATGGCCGACGGCGCGAAGAAGGCCGGCGAGGCCGAGGGCGTCGACATCACGACCGCCGCCGGCAAGGAGGACGGCGACACCGCCGGCCAGATCGCCGCGATCGAGGAGGCCGTCAACCGCGGTGACGACGGGATCCTGATCACCCCCAGCGGCCCCGACGTCAACCCGGCGCTCGACAAGGCCCGCGAGGCGGGGCTCTACGTCATCGCGCTCGACACGCCGCCCGACCCGCCGGAGACCGCGGACATCACGTTCGCCACCGACAACGTCGAGGCCGGCCGGCTGATCGGCCAGTGGACCGCCGCGCAGCTCGACGGCGAGAAGGCCACCATCGCGCTGCTCGACCTGTTCAACGACCAGGTCGTGTCGGTCGACTACAACCGTGACCAGGGCTTCCTCGAGGGCATGGGCATCGACGTCGCGGACGAGCAGGTCAACGGCGACGAGGAGCCGACCGGCTCCTACTCGGGCGGCGACTACGAGATCGTCTGCAACGAGCCGACCAACGGCGCCGAGGACGGCGGCCGCACGGCGATGGAGACCTGCCTCAACAAGAACCCCGACATCAACGTCGTCTACACGATCAACGAGCCCGCCGCCGTGGGCGCGCACGCCGCGCTGGAGCAGGCCGGCGGCGCCGAGGGCGTCCTCATCGTCTCGGTCGACGGCGGTTGCGACGGCGTGCAGCAGGTGGCCGACGGCATCATCGGTGCGACCTCCCAGCAGTACCCGCTCGTGATGGCCGAGAAGGGCGTCGAGGCCATCGCCGCGATCGCGCGCGGCGGGGAGGCTCCGGCCCCCTCCGAGGGCCTGGACTTCTTCAACACCGGCGTGAAGCTGGTGACGGACTCGCCCGCCGACGGCGTCGAGAGCATCGACACCACCGAGGGCGCCGACCTCTGCTGGGGCTGA
- a CDS encoding glycosyltransferase gives MAPTVLVPAYRPGPALLQTLADLRAARPDWHLLVVDDGSGEAYADRFALALAAGAEVLALPVNRGKGAALKAGFAHVAATRPGSPVVCADADGQHALDDVVAVGERLLADPAARRIVLGSRTLDGRVPLRSRIGNTVTRWLFAAATRTRLTDTQTGLRGLPAGVLAWACAVPGERYEYELQVLLRAARAGIALEEVPIATIYLDDNASSHFRPVVDSLRVYLPLLAFLCSSLAAFVIDTAALLALQALTGDLLVSVVGARLTSAGINFAVNRSLVFDGGRGVRTRTAAWRYAALASVLLGANYLLLSTLHAAGLALLPAKLVTEVALVSSSFAAQRAFVFAPRRGLTGDGQDDPTSATGAARTIEAPGR, from the coding sequence GTGGCCCCCACCGTCCTGGTCCCGGCCTACCGGCCCGGACCGGCGCTCCTGCAGACCCTCGCCGACCTCCGCGCGGCCCGCCCCGACTGGCACCTGCTCGTCGTCGACGACGGGTCGGGAGAGGCGTACGCCGACCGCTTCGCGCTGGCGCTCGCCGCGGGCGCCGAGGTGCTGGCCCTCCCGGTCAACCGCGGCAAGGGCGCGGCCCTCAAGGCCGGCTTCGCCCACGTCGCCGCCACTCGACCGGGCTCGCCCGTGGTGTGCGCGGACGCCGACGGCCAGCACGCCCTCGACGACGTCGTCGCGGTGGGCGAGCGGCTGCTCGCCGACCCCGCCGCACGCCGGATCGTGCTCGGCAGCCGCACCCTCGACGGTCGGGTCCCGCTGCGCAGCCGGATCGGCAACACGGTCACCCGCTGGCTGTTCGCCGCCGCCACCCGTACGCGCCTCACCGACACCCAGACCGGGCTGCGCGGCCTCCCGGCGGGCGTCCTGGCCTGGGCGTGCGCGGTGCCGGGCGAGCGCTACGAGTACGAGCTGCAGGTCCTGCTGCGCGCCGCCCGCGCCGGGATCGCGCTCGAGGAGGTCCCGATCGCGACGATCTACCTCGACGACAACGCCTCGTCGCACTTCCGGCCGGTCGTCGACTCGCTGCGGGTCTACCTCCCCCTGCTCGCATTCCTCTGCTCGTCGCTCGCCGCCTTCGTGATCGACACCGCCGCCCTGCTGGCGCTCCAGGCGCTGACCGGCGACCTGCTGGTGTCGGTCGTCGGCGCCCGCCTCACCAGCGCGGGGATCAACTTCGCGGTCAACCGCAGCCTGGTCTTCGACGGCGGACGGGGCGTCCGCACCCGCACCGCGGCCTGGCGCTACGCCGCGCTCGCCAGCGTCCTGCTCGGCGCCAACTACCTCCTGCTCAGCACCCTGCACGCCGCCGGCCTGGCGCTGCTCCCGGCCAAGCTCGTGACCGAGGTGGCGCTGGTCTCGTCGAGCTTCGCGGCGCAGCGGGCGTTCGTCTTCGCGCCCCGACGCGGGCTCACAGGAGACGGACAGGACGACCCCACGTCCGCGACAGGCGCGGCCCGCACGATCGAGGCACCGGGTCGCTGA
- a CDS encoding calcium-binding protein — MNRLPVLSVPLAALLAGSALVAVAGTASADEPTCQGRAATIVGPTNGRNTDGTDGDDVVVTTADGFGGTGYIRTGAGDDLLCIVAGDGRIPDPRVDSTFSVSTGAGDDSVVVEEERNTSYLRVALGAGADTFLGSSRPEHVWAGDQEVYPARLGADADVDRISTGDGADTIATGSPDPSVVNDDVVDSGPGGDTIHVGGTGTALTNGGAPGELGDGISLHRPGWAQSRVTIDNVARQASADAGVFLRWTNVSGFSVVVDSPVTYVGSAARDFLDVRTTVPVGLLDTVPVDVAMAGGDDMFSSNGEPVVGRVDGGTGTDELYLPVCSRIDYRIGATVDCKARTSSGDLVAHRALVPGWEGRTFVLARKWASVTGTSGDDTITVKAPRIRVSARGGDDAVTVAPDAHADAVLRGGAGRDVLTGGTRNDTLVGGPGRDRLVGLKRSDTLIGGPGRDVARGGTGGDRCSAEVTRSCER, encoded by the coding sequence GTGAACCGCCTCCCCGTCCTGTCCGTCCCGCTCGCCGCTCTGCTCGCCGGCAGCGCGCTGGTCGCCGTCGCCGGCACCGCGTCGGCCGACGAACCGACCTGCCAGGGCAGGGCGGCGACGATCGTCGGGCCGACCAACGGCCGCAACACCGACGGGACCGACGGTGACGACGTCGTCGTGACGACGGCCGACGGCTTCGGCGGGACCGGCTACATCCGCACCGGGGCGGGCGACGACCTGCTCTGCATCGTGGCGGGCGACGGCCGGATCCCTGACCCGCGCGTGGACTCGACGTTCTCCGTCTCGACAGGCGCGGGCGACGACAGCGTCGTGGTCGAGGAGGAGCGCAACACCAGCTACCTCCGGGTCGCGCTCGGGGCGGGCGCGGACACGTTCCTCGGCTCGAGCCGCCCGGAGCACGTGTGGGCGGGCGACCAGGAGGTCTACCCGGCCCGGCTCGGGGCCGACGCCGACGTCGACCGGATCAGCACCGGCGACGGCGCCGACACGATCGCCACCGGCTCCCCCGACCCGTCCGTCGTCAACGACGACGTCGTCGACTCGGGCCCCGGCGGCGACACGATCCACGTCGGCGGGACCGGCACCGCGCTCACCAACGGCGGCGCTCCCGGCGAGCTCGGCGACGGCATCTCGCTCCACCGACCCGGCTGGGCGCAGTCCCGGGTGACCATCGACAACGTCGCGCGGCAGGCGTCGGCGGACGCCGGTGTGTTCCTGCGGTGGACCAACGTGAGCGGGTTCTCCGTCGTCGTCGACTCGCCCGTGACCTACGTGGGGTCGGCGGCGAGGGACTTCCTCGACGTCCGCACGACCGTCCCCGTCGGCCTCCTCGACACCGTCCCGGTGGACGTCGCCATGGCAGGTGGCGACGACATGTTCAGCTCCAACGGCGAGCCCGTCGTCGGGCGCGTGGACGGCGGCACCGGCACCGACGAGCTCTACCTCCCCGTGTGCTCCCGCATCGACTACCGGATCGGCGCGACCGTGGACTGCAAGGCGCGTACGTCGTCCGGCGACCTCGTCGCGCACCGCGCCCTCGTGCCGGGCTGGGAGGGCCGGACCTTCGTGCTCGCGAGGAAGTGGGCGTCCGTGACCGGCACGTCCGGCGACGACACGATCACGGTCAAGGCGCCACGCATCCGGGTCTCGGCGCGCGGCGGTGACGACGCCGTCACCGTCGCTCCCGACGCGCACGCGGACGCGGTCCTGCGCGGTGGCGCCGGCCGTGACGTCCTCACGGGCGGCACCCGCAACGACACCTTGGTCGGAGGCCCCGGTCGCGACCGGCTGGTCGGGCTCAAGCGCAGCGATACCCTCATCGGCGGACCGGGCCGCGACGTGGCCCGCGGTGGCACCGGTGGGGACCGGTGCTCCGCCGAGGTCACCCGCAGCTGCGAACGCTGA
- a CDS encoding phosphodiester glycosidase family protein, producing the protein MPTRPSRRAVLLGGLTTLTLTTGGGAWALDRYVVDHVEVADASAYEASQGSDGAVLDTSDAVVTDDSWSADGTTITVKKVTTGSGDATVTYFVADLVLSDATVLRSAFAQDSFGTNIVDETSDIAAQNGAILAINGDYYGFRETGIVVRNGVAWRDAGAREGLAFYRDGHVELYDETATSADALVDAGVWNTLSFGPALVADGEVLDGIDDVEVDTNFGNHSIQGDQPRTAIGVIADNHLLLVVVDGRSAGYSAGATMTELATLMKGLGAVTAYNIDGGGSSTMFFDGEVVNRPSNGGERGTSDILYVKG; encoded by the coding sequence ATGCCGACCAGGCCCTCCCGCCGCGCCGTCCTCCTCGGCGGCCTCACCACCCTGACCCTGACCACCGGCGGCGGCGCGTGGGCGCTCGACCGCTACGTCGTCGACCACGTGGAGGTCGCGGACGCGTCGGCCTACGAGGCCAGCCAGGGCAGCGACGGCGCCGTGCTCGACACCTCCGACGCCGTCGTGACCGACGACAGCTGGAGCGCCGACGGCACGACGATCACCGTGAAGAAGGTGACGACCGGAAGCGGCGACGCGACCGTGACCTACTTCGTCGCCGACCTCGTGCTCAGCGACGCGACCGTGCTGCGGTCTGCGTTCGCCCAGGACTCCTTCGGCACCAACATCGTCGACGAGACCTCCGACATCGCCGCGCAGAACGGCGCGATCCTCGCGATCAACGGCGACTACTACGGCTTCCGCGAGACCGGCATCGTCGTGCGCAACGGCGTGGCCTGGCGCGACGCCGGAGCCCGTGAGGGGCTGGCGTTCTACCGCGACGGCCACGTCGAGCTCTACGACGAGACCGCGACCAGCGCCGACGCGCTCGTCGACGCGGGCGTCTGGAACACGCTGTCCTTCGGCCCCGCCCTCGTCGCCGACGGCGAGGTGCTGGACGGCATCGACGACGTCGAGGTCGACACCAACTTCGGCAACCACTCGATCCAGGGCGACCAGCCGCGCACCGCGATCGGCGTCATCGCCGACAACCACCTGCTGCTCGTCGTGGTCGACGGCCGTTCCGCCGGCTACAGCGCCGGCGCGACGATGACCGAGCTCGCCACGCTGATGAAGGGCCTCGGCGCGGTCACCGCCTACAACATCGACGGCGGCGGCTCCTCGACGATGTTCTTCGACGGCGAGGTCGTCAACCGCCCGAGCAACGGCGGCGAGCGCGGCACCTCCGACATCCTCTACGTCAAGGGCTGA
- a CDS encoding RimK family alpha-L-glutamate ligase gives MKLAILSRAPRSYSTQRLRTAAIDRGHDVKVLNTLRFGIDLSGDEPDLLFRGKQLSTYDAVLPRIGNSITYFGTAVVRQFEQMDVYTPNTSYGIANSRDKLRATQILSRHKIPMPATTFVRDRADVIPAIERVGGAPVVIKLLEGTQGIGVILAPTIKVAEAIIETLQSTRQNVLIQRFVKESKGRDIRALVVGDRVVAAMRRVAQGDEFRSNVHRGGSVESVELDEEFERVAVRSAQIMGLRVAGVDMLEGRNGPQVMEVNSSPGLEGIEAATKLDVAGAIVDYMANQVAFPDIDVRQRLTVSTGYGVAEIVVHTGSDMVGKKLGESGLDDRDITVLTLHRGPQVIPNPRNKTVLEGEDRLLCFGKLEEMRSMIPDRKQKRVRRLMKKHLPPESS, from the coding sequence ATGAAGCTCGCCATCCTCTCCCGGGCGCCCCGGTCCTACAGCACGCAGCGCCTGCGCACCGCGGCGATCGACCGGGGCCACGACGTGAAGGTGCTCAACACGCTGCGCTTCGGCATCGACCTCTCGGGGGACGAGCCCGACCTGCTCTTCCGCGGCAAGCAGCTCTCGACGTACGACGCGGTGCTCCCGAGGATCGGCAACTCGATCACCTACTTCGGCACCGCCGTCGTGCGGCAGTTCGAGCAGATGGACGTCTACACGCCCAACACGAGCTATGGCATCGCCAACAGCCGCGACAAGCTGCGCGCCACGCAGATCCTGTCGCGCCACAAGATCCCGATGCCGGCGACGACGTTCGTGCGCGACCGCGCCGACGTGATCCCGGCCATCGAGCGGGTCGGCGGCGCGCCGGTCGTGATCAAGCTGCTCGAGGGCACCCAGGGCATCGGCGTCATCCTCGCCCCGACCATCAAGGTCGCCGAGGCGATCATCGAGACGCTGCAGAGCACCCGGCAGAACGTGCTGATCCAGCGCTTCGTGAAGGAGAGCAAGGGCCGCGACATCCGCGCCCTCGTCGTCGGTGACCGCGTGGTCGCGGCGATGCGCCGCGTCGCGCAGGGCGACGAGTTCCGCTCCAACGTGCACCGCGGCGGCAGCGTCGAGTCCGTCGAGCTCGACGAGGAGTTCGAGCGCGTCGCGGTCCGGTCGGCGCAGATCATGGGACTGCGCGTCGCCGGTGTCGACATGCTCGAGGGCCGCAACGGCCCGCAGGTGATGGAGGTGAACTCCTCGCCCGGCCTGGAGGGCATCGAGGCCGCCACCAAGCTCGACGTCGCCGGCGCGATCGTCGACTACATGGCCAACCAGGTCGCCTTCCCCGACATCGACGTCCGCCAGCGGCTCACCGTCTCGACCGGCTACGGCGTCGCCGAGATCGTCGTGCACACCGGCTCCGACATGGTCGGCAAGAAGCTCGGCGAGTCCGGACTCGACGATCGCGACATCACCGTCCTCACCCTCCACCGCGGCCCGCAGGTGATCCCCAACCCGCGCAACAAGACCGTGCTCGAGGGCGAGGACCGACTGCTCTGCTTCGGCAAGCTCGAGGAGATGCGCTCGATGATCCCCGACCGCAAGCAGAAGCGGGTCCGCAGGCTGATGAAGAAGCACCTGCCGCCGGAGAGCAGCTGA
- a CDS encoding carbohydrate-binding domain-containing protein — MRHLPSRWPRLRHAVAGVAATVLLAGCGASVASDTTSTTSSGSSATTSAVASSDGTAVDEVLADDLAVETGDTSYDEASATTVTLDGTSATSDSDAVTSADGTVTISAAGTYVLTGDLTGQVVVDSAGDGVVRLVLDDATITSETSAAIAVTDAESVVVVLADGSDNALTDATTYADTSEDAPTGALWSSADLTIGGTGSLTVTGSSNNGIVGKDGLVITGGTIDVTSVDDGIIGKDYLVLADGTVTVDAVGDAFKSDNTEDAGAGFVLIEGGALTVASQDDGIKGVQVLVAGGTVLVSGSNEAMEGSLVVVDDGEIELHSADDGVNVSSSDDSAATDGQAGMGGGEMAADSSLHLYVNGGTLEMWASGDGLDSNGDATITGGDVTVYGPTSDGNGALDVNGTLDVSGGTLVATGSAGMVVAPSTDSAQAWIAATLGTTAAGTEVVVTDADGAEVASWTPEKDYASVVWSSADLEQGATYTVTVGGTSTTVTAGEAPAGTGGPGGPMGG, encoded by the coding sequence ATGCGCCACCTCCCGTCCCGCTGGCCCCGACTCCGCCACGCCGTCGCCGGCGTCGCCGCCACCGTCCTGCTCGCCGGCTGCGGCGCCTCCGTCGCCAGCGACACGACCTCCACCACGTCGTCCGGGTCGAGCGCCACGACCAGCGCGGTCGCGAGCAGCGACGGCACCGCCGTCGACGAGGTGCTCGCCGACGACCTCGCCGTCGAGACCGGGGACACGTCCTACGACGAGGCGTCCGCGACGACAGTCACCCTCGACGGCACGTCGGCCACCTCCGACTCCGACGCCGTCACCTCGGCCGACGGCACGGTGACGATCTCGGCCGCCGGCACCTACGTCCTGACCGGCGACCTCACCGGCCAGGTGGTGGTCGACAGCGCCGGCGACGGCGTCGTGCGCCTCGTGCTCGACGACGCGACCATCACGTCCGAGACCTCCGCCGCGATCGCGGTCACCGACGCCGAGTCGGTCGTCGTGGTGCTCGCCGACGGCAGCGACAACGCCCTCACCGACGCGACGACGTACGCCGACACGTCGGAGGACGCGCCGACCGGCGCGCTGTGGTCGAGCGCCGACCTCACCATCGGCGGCACCGGCTCGCTCACCGTCACGGGCAGCAGCAACAACGGCATCGTCGGCAAGGACGGCCTGGTCATCACCGGCGGCACCATCGACGTCACCTCCGTCGACGACGGGATCATCGGCAAGGACTACCTCGTCCTCGCCGACGGCACCGTCACCGTCGACGCGGTGGGCGACGCCTTCAAGTCCGACAACACCGAGGACGCCGGCGCCGGCTTCGTGCTGATCGAGGGCGGCGCGCTCACCGTCGCCTCGCAGGACGACGGCATCAAGGGCGTCCAGGTGCTCGTCGCCGGCGGCACCGTGCTGGTCTCGGGCTCCAACGAGGCGATGGAGGGATCCCTGGTCGTCGTCGACGACGGCGAGATCGAGCTGCACTCCGCCGACGACGGCGTCAACGTCAGCTCGTCCGACGACAGTGCCGCCACCGACGGGCAGGCCGGGATGGGCGGCGGGGAGATGGCGGCCGACAGCTCGCTGCACCTCTACGTCAACGGCGGCACCCTCGAGATGTGGGCCAGCGGCGACGGCCTCGACTCCAACGGCGACGCGACGATCACCGGCGGCGACGTCACCGTCTACGGCCCGACCTCCGACGGCAACGGCGCGCTCGACGTCAACGGCACCCTCGACGTCTCCGGCGGCACCCTCGTCGCGACCGGCAGCGCCGGCATGGTGGTCGCCCCCTCGACCGACTCCGCGCAGGCCTGGATCGCCGCGACGCTCGGCACCACCGCCGCCGGCACCGAGGTCGTCGTCACCGACGCCGACGGCGCGGAGGTCGCGTCGTGGACGCCGGAGAAGGACTACGCCTCCGTCGTCTGGTCCTCGGCCGACCTCGAGCAGGGCGCGACCTACACCGTCACCGTCGGCGGCACGTCCACGACCGTCACCGCCGGAGAGGCCCCCGCGGGCACCGGCGGCCCGGGAGGCCCGATGGGCGGCTGA
- a CDS encoding ATP-dependent zinc protease family protein, with protein MPTPQPPEPPDDAAAQEIAPKVVVGWREWVALPQAGVEWMKAKVDTGARSSSIHAFDLEAFERDGQEWVRFSIHPWQKSDDDHVELSLAVLDRREVRSSNGQVEQRYAVALDVTLAGRTVTTVMTLSNRDEMGFRMLIGREALERGFLVDASLSYAGGRPKRAVRRRNWGR; from the coding sequence GTGCCCACGCCCCAGCCGCCCGAGCCCCCGGACGACGCCGCCGCGCAGGAGATCGCGCCGAAGGTGGTCGTCGGCTGGCGCGAGTGGGTGGCGCTGCCGCAGGCCGGCGTGGAGTGGATGAAGGCCAAGGTCGACACCGGCGCCCGCTCGTCCTCGATCCACGCCTTCGACCTCGAGGCCTTTGAGCGCGACGGCCAGGAGTGGGTGCGGTTCTCGATCCACCCGTGGCAGAAGTCCGACGACGACCACGTCGAGCTCAGCCTCGCGGTCCTCGACCGGCGCGAGGTCCGCTCCAGCAACGGCCAGGTCGAGCAGCGCTACGCCGTCGCCCTCGACGTCACCCTCGCCGGGCGCACCGTCACCACCGTCATGACGCTCAGCAACCGCGACGAGATGGGCTTCCGGATGCTGATCGGGCGCGAGGCGCTCGAGCGCGGCTTCCTCGTCGACGCGTCGCTCTCCTACGCCGGCGGCCGGCCGAAGCGGGCCGTACGCCGCCGCAACTGGGGTCGCTGA
- a CDS encoding succinylglutamate desuccinylase/aspartoacylase family protein → MARESFAIGGVRIRSGSARALELPITRLVTGADVTLPVRVVHGREDGPAVWIDAAIHGDEVAGVEVVRQVMAGLDPKTFRGTLVAVPIVNVLGFMTGDRYLPDRRDLNRSFPGSARGSLASRIAHLFMREIVSGCEVGIDLHTGSDRRSNLPQVRADLDDPGTRDLAAAFGAPVMLHAKIRDGSLRHAAREQGAKVLLYEAGEPLRFDAYAVDAGVLGVRRVLAALGMTEPVDEPSVEPSLECRSSGWVRARRTGILHLDVQLGQKVSDGERLGTLFDSFGKTLRAVYANRDGIVIGRTEAPLVNSGDAVVHIAS, encoded by the coding sequence GTGGCGCGGGAGTCGTTCGCGATCGGCGGCGTCCGGATCCGGTCCGGCTCGGCGCGAGCCCTCGAGCTGCCGATCACCCGGCTGGTGACCGGCGCCGACGTGACGCTCCCCGTGCGGGTGGTGCACGGCCGCGAGGACGGACCGGCGGTGTGGATCGACGCCGCCATCCACGGCGACGAGGTCGCCGGCGTCGAGGTGGTGCGCCAGGTGATGGCCGGCCTCGACCCCAAGACGTTCCGCGGCACGCTCGTCGCGGTGCCGATCGTCAACGTGCTCGGCTTCATGACCGGCGACCGCTACCTCCCCGACCGCCGCGACCTCAACCGCTCGTTCCCCGGGTCGGCGCGCGGGTCGCTGGCCAGCCGGATCGCGCACCTGTTCATGCGCGAGATCGTGTCGGGCTGCGAGGTCGGCATCGACCTGCACACCGGCTCCGACCGGCGCAGCAACCTCCCGCAGGTGCGCGCCGACCTCGACGACCCCGGCACCCGCGACCTCGCCGCCGCCTTCGGCGCCCCGGTGATGCTCCACGCCAAGATCCGCGACGGCTCGCTGCGGCACGCCGCGCGCGAGCAGGGCGCCAAGGTCCTGCTCTACGAGGCCGGCGAGCCGCTGCGCTTCGACGCCTACGCCGTCGACGCCGGCGTGCTGGGCGTACGTCGGGTGCTGGCCGCGCTCGGGATGACCGAGCCGGTCGACGAGCCGTCGGTCGAGCCGAGCCTGGAGTGCCGCTCCAGCGGCTGGGTCCGGGCCCGCCGCACCGGCATCCTGCACCTCGACGTCCAGCTCGGGCAGAAGGTCAGCGACGGCGAGCGGCTCGGCACCCTCTTCGACTCCTTCGGCAAGACCCTGCGCGCGGTCTACGCCAACCGCGACGGCATCGTGATCGGCCGGACCGAGGCGCCGCTCGTCAACTCCGGCGACGCCGTGGTGCACATCGCCAGCTGA
- a CDS encoding LacI family DNA-binding transcriptional regulator, with translation MNEGRATMQHVATLAGVSLKTVSRVVNGETGVSEPLVARVQEAVERLGYRHNLTASNLRRGRRTASIGMLVQDLSNDYCGQLLGAVEAVARQRGVVVMSASLDEEPERERELVARLVARRIDGLILMPATEDQRYLLPEIMAGLSVVVVDRAPRGIALDSVSVDNRTGAADAVRHLAGFGHRRIAFLGDDSHISTALDRRAGYRSALAELGLEPDPHLDRLGIRNDVDAEEAARAVLALPEPPTAIFTGRNTITVGVVRALRALGLSRDVALVGFDDFFTADLLEPGVTCVRQAVREQGETAIDLLQSRLDGEQGPPREVVLATTLVARGSGEIRGPHPA, from the coding sequence GTGAATGAGGGACGCGCCACCATGCAGCACGTCGCGACGCTCGCCGGGGTGTCGCTGAAGACCGTGTCGCGCGTGGTCAACGGCGAGACCGGGGTGTCCGAACCGCTGGTCGCGCGGGTCCAGGAGGCGGTCGAGCGCCTCGGCTACCGGCACAACCTCACCGCCAGCAACCTGCGACGGGGTCGACGCACGGCGTCGATCGGCATGCTGGTCCAGGACCTCAGCAACGACTACTGCGGCCAGCTGCTCGGGGCGGTGGAGGCGGTGGCCCGCCAGCGTGGGGTGGTGGTGATGTCGGCGAGCCTCGACGAGGAGCCCGAGCGCGAGCGCGAGCTCGTCGCCCGCCTCGTGGCGCGCCGCATCGACGGGCTGATCCTGATGCCGGCCACCGAGGACCAGCGCTACCTGCTGCCCGAGATCATGGCCGGGCTGTCCGTGGTGGTCGTCGACCGGGCGCCGCGGGGCATCGCGCTGGACTCGGTCAGCGTCGACAACCGCACCGGCGCGGCCGACGCGGTGCGCCACCTCGCCGGCTTCGGGCACCGGCGGATCGCCTTCCTGGGCGACGACAGCCACATCAGCACCGCCCTCGACCGGCGCGCGGGCTACCGGTCGGCGCTCGCGGAGCTCGGGCTGGAGCCCGACCCGCACCTCGACCGGCTCGGCATCCGCAACGACGTCGACGCGGAGGAGGCCGCCCGTGCCGTCCTCGCGCTGCCCGAGCCGCCCACGGCGATCTTCACCGGTCGCAACACGATCACGGTCGGCGTGGTCCGCGCCCTGCGCGCGCTCGGCCTGTCCCGCGACGTCGCCCTGGTCGGCTTCGACGACTTCTTCACCGCCGACCTCCTCGAACCCGGCGTGACCTGCGTCCGGCAGGCGGTCCGCGAGCAGGGCGAGACCGCGATCGACCTGCTCCAGTCCCGCCTCGACGGCGAGCAGGGGCCGCCACGCGAGGTGGTGCTGGCCACCACGCTCGTCGCACGCGGGTCCGGTGAGATCAGGGGCCCCCACCCGGCGTGA
- a CDS encoding CHRD domain-containing protein, translating into MPTPHRTAAALAAALITLCLAPAATASAPEDGPTVLTTRLKASGDTDGSGNARVTLRPKARKVCATISWNNIGDPTAAHIHRASDGFVLVDLTGAVTGGARCTAASKKVIKRIAAHPGRYYVNVHNATYPAGAVQGTLHG; encoded by the coding sequence ATGCCCACCCCCCACCGCACGGCGGCAGCCCTCGCCGCAGCCCTGATCACGCTCTGCCTCGCCCCGGCGGCAACGGCGAGCGCGCCCGAGGACGGCCCGACCGTCCTGACCACCCGCCTGAAGGCGAGCGGTGACACCGACGGATCGGGCAACGCCCGCGTCACGCTGCGCCCGAAGGCCCGCAAGGTCTGCGCGACCATCAGCTGGAACAACATCGGCGACCCGACGGCCGCCCACATCCACCGCGCGTCCGACGGGTTCGTCCTGGTCGACCTGACCGGCGCGGTGACCGGCGGCGCTCGCTGCACCGCGGCGTCGAAGAAGGTCATCAAGCGCATCGCGGCACACCCGGGTCGCTACTACGTCAACGTGCACAACGCGACGTACCCCGCCGGGGCCGTGCAGGGCACCCTGCACGGCTGA